A single bacterium DNA region contains:
- a CDS encoding long-chain fatty acid--CoA ligase: MTHFSDLDSFGSLAEAFYSIARSAPDTPVYQQAIYDAATDGNGEPRKRCRRTFREVEVRVKKIAQFLKSIGVARGDKIAIISSSRPEWMECDLAAHTLGAVVVSIYQSIPSDDVGYILFDSGASVVFVENQEQVDKLKVLLSAPLRVPATEDREASSVQIGLKKIVAFESVEEHQLVTPLREVLAGPEPESLDAAYSDITRSDMAALVYTSGTTGPPKGVIQTHGNHLANVRQVYGCGMLQVDSTVMVFLPLAHAFAKLMGYVGFLAPAELYFPAIKDPLSSKADPESVTRDIRELSAEVVPVVPRLLEKMQSGVIAKSKAGGVSGKLLTLMLWSARGVYFGKPTFGQKVAYALTGFLRKKVKAQLFGKNFLYSISGGAKLNPDVARFFDMLGMEILEGYGLTETCVACNVNRYGEKRIGTVGPVIADDIELRIAEDGEILYKGPNITQGYYGRETATQAAWDPDGWFHTGDLGEVAPDGYLSIVGRKKDIIVTSYGKNIAPEDIEALMKQSEFISAVVLVGDGRPFITALLSIDMSAVSAWAKKRGISDLDNASLAQNQAVRDLLWKELERGNAQLAEYERIKRFEIVSEDFTVENGMLTPTFKVKRPVVMKNFSALVEKLYQNEFTSEASGRP; encoded by the coding sequence ATGACTCACTTTTCTGATTTAGATTCATTCGGTTCTTTGGCGGAAGCATTCTACTCTATCGCGCGATCAGCACCAGATACCCCAGTGTATCAACAAGCGATATATGATGCCGCAACGGATGGCAATGGAGAGCCTCGGAAGCGCTGTAGACGGACGTTTCGAGAGGTGGAGGTGCGGGTAAAAAAAATAGCCCAATTTTTAAAGTCCATCGGAGTCGCTCGTGGTGATAAGATTGCAATTATTTCATCCTCTCGTCCTGAATGGATGGAGTGCGATCTGGCTGCCCACACTTTGGGAGCTGTGGTGGTTTCAATTTATCAATCAATCCCCTCGGATGACGTTGGATATATTCTCTTTGATTCAGGAGCCTCTGTTGTTTTCGTTGAGAATCAAGAGCAAGTTGATAAGTTAAAGGTTCTTTTAAGTGCACCACTGAGGGTGCCAGCAACAGAAGATAGGGAGGCTTCAAGTGTACAGATCGGCCTAAAGAAAATTGTTGCTTTTGAATCGGTAGAGGAGCATCAACTGGTAACGCCACTTCGTGAGGTCTTAGCGGGACCTGAGCCAGAATCTCTTGATGCTGCCTATTCGGATATTACCCGCTCGGATATGGCTGCTTTGGTGTATACCTCAGGAACCACAGGTCCACCAAAGGGCGTAATCCAAACGCACGGAAACCATCTTGCAAACGTTCGGCAAGTATATGGATGTGGAATGTTACAGGTAGACTCGACCGTAATGGTCTTTTTGCCTCTCGCGCATGCCTTTGCCAAGCTCATGGGATATGTCGGATTCCTTGCTCCTGCTGAGCTTTATTTCCCAGCTATTAAAGATCCACTTTCATCCAAGGCTGATCCAGAGTCAGTAACAAGAGATATTCGTGAGTTAAGTGCTGAAGTCGTACCCGTTGTTCCCCGACTATTAGAGAAGATGCAATCTGGAGTTATAGCAAAATCTAAGGCAGGAGGGGTCTCTGGAAAGCTTTTAACGTTAATGCTTTGGTCAGCTCGTGGTGTTTATTTCGGGAAACCTACGTTTGGTCAAAAAGTAGCCTATGCTCTAACAGGCTTTCTGAGAAAGAAGGTCAAAGCGCAGTTGTTTGGGAAGAACTTTCTTTATTCCATCTCTGGCGGGGCCAAGCTAAACCCTGATGTTGCACGCTTCTTTGACATGCTGGGCATGGAGATCTTGGAAGGATACGGGTTAACAGAAACGTGTGTAGCGTGTAACGTGAATCGATATGGTGAGAAACGTATTGGTACGGTAGGTCCTGTAATTGCTGATGATATTGAACTGCGGATAGCAGAAGATGGGGAGATTCTCTACAAGGGACCAAACATTACTCAGGGCTACTATGGTCGTGAAACTGCAACACAGGCTGCATGGGATCCCGATGGCTGGTTTCATACTGGAGATCTTGGTGAAGTCGCGCCTGATGGTTATCTATCAATAGTAGGGAGAAAAAAGGATATCATCGTCACCTCGTATGGGAAAAATATTGCACCCGAAGATATTGAAGCACTGATGAAGCAATCAGAGTTTATTTCAGCGGTAGTTCTGGTGGGCGATGGACGACCGTTTATCACCGCCTTACTGAGCATAGACATGTCAGCAGTATCTGCTTGGGCGAAAAAGCGAGGCATATCAGATTTAGACAATGCATCTTTAGCACAGAATCAAGCCGTTCGTGATCTTCTTTGGAAGGAGTTGGAGCGAGGTAATGCTCAACTTGCTGAGTATGAGAGGATTAAGCGCTTTGAGATAGTTTCAGAGGACTTTACGGTTGAAAATGGGATGTTGACCCCGACGTTCAAGGTAAAGCGTCCAGTAGTCATGAAGAATTTTTCAGCGTTAGTTGAAAAGCTTTATCAGAATGAGTTCACCTCAGAAGCCTCTGGTAGACCGTAA